A stretch of the Candidatus Scalindua japonica genome encodes the following:
- a CDS encoding IscS subfamily cysteine desulfurase produces the protein MGSKNSSNEKHAICGICPAGCWVTVSYDKEGRIAEVRPDESSHLGMICKLGEHSSEIVYSKDRLRYPLRRKGPKGTYEFERISWDSAYEIIVENLNTIKEESGPEATAIYTGRGSFELSMCDVFQPKDVAVSSASSVLFPFGSPNTLGVGALCYVSFAMIAPHITMGGMLINMFSDIENAQMIVVWGTNPATDCPPLDLNRIISAQKQGAQVVVIDPRKTMTAKLTDAEWIPIRPGTDGALALGMCNILIEEELYDEDFVKNWSVGFDDLARYVQHFRPDAVENITGVPADTIRSLARRIAEVNGASPVMYSGLEYSDSGVQAIRATMVLWALGGQLDVPGGRCFTMKENNFPLNREGHIPNPDVRKALGRDRFPVYSQYRGESHAIALPESVLEGKPYPIRSLIILGGSIITSWPQPAIWRKTLNNLDFLVSIDRQLTADAAYADIVLPATTMYEIESYMTYGPIFRIREKIAEPVGEARNDFFILTELAERLGYGHLYPADEEELLRHVLKGSGFSLEDVRGSNGTVQVPSVLTQYKKWEKGLLRTDGKPGFETPTGKFEIASTILEEHGYDPLPVYTEPGEGPHSQPDLAEEFPLIFNSGSRVTTDFRSQHHGVSGLLKERPEPTVTINTLDAEARSIKSGDLVDIMTKRGKVTMCALVTDDIVQGAIDANMGGGGPVGPEKWQNCNVNDLTDLQRYDPISGFPVYKTLLCEVVKVTERDKALAVDSGEYNDTTGMIESDSESQHIEKRIYLDHNATTPLDPEVRKIMLQFAENGHGNPSSIYTEGKEARFAVEAARRSVAQLLNCTARRITFTGSGSEANNLAIKGVAFANWNTRNHIITTSIEHPSVIDTCQWLERHGFTVTYLNIDKTKKINQEELKSAITDKTCLVSVMMANNETGSINPIADLVTIAKERNILFHTDCVQAIGKIPIDVEALGVDLLTMSGHKIYGPKGIGALYIRKDVVMEPLVSGGKQENGMRAGTENVLGIVGLGKAAELAVQRIHEMVRIKRMRDKLEKGIRELMKDAKLNGNPEALLPNTLNMTFPGIRGESVVLALDQKGVSLSSGSACRAGSPKPSHALLAMGLSEEEAHCALRFSLGLGNTMEEIDRTIDLLGEVIRDKKTMVRFIPCR, from the coding sequence ATGGGATCAAAGAACAGTAGTAATGAAAAACATGCAATCTGCGGTATTTGTCCTGCTGGGTGCTGGGTTACCGTCAGCTATGATAAGGAGGGAAGGATTGCGGAGGTAAGACCTGATGAAAGCTCTCATCTAGGAATGATTTGCAAACTCGGTGAACACTCTTCTGAAATTGTATATTCCAAAGACCGGCTTCGCTATCCGCTGAGGAGAAAGGGCCCAAAAGGTACCTATGAGTTTGAGAGAATTTCCTGGGACAGTGCCTATGAAATTATCGTTGAAAACTTAAATACTATTAAGGAGGAGTCGGGCCCGGAGGCTACTGCTATATACACAGGGAGGGGAAGCTTTGAGCTTTCCATGTGTGATGTGTTTCAGCCAAAGGATGTGGCCGTATCTTCTGCGTCAAGTGTTTTGTTTCCATTTGGTTCTCCAAATACTCTGGGAGTAGGTGCTCTCTGCTACGTCTCGTTTGCTATGATTGCGCCTCATATCACTATGGGGGGGATGTTGATTAATATGTTTTCCGATATCGAGAATGCCCAGATGATAGTGGTATGGGGGACAAATCCTGCAACCGATTGTCCACCGCTGGATCTTAACAGGATTATCAGTGCACAAAAACAAGGAGCACAGGTTGTTGTTATAGATCCGCGGAAAACCATGACGGCAAAGCTTACTGATGCAGAGTGGATTCCAATACGTCCTGGTACTGATGGCGCCCTGGCTCTCGGTATGTGCAATATTCTTATAGAAGAAGAACTCTATGACGAGGACTTTGTAAAAAACTGGTCAGTTGGGTTCGATGACCTTGCAAGATATGTACAACACTTCAGGCCGGATGCTGTTGAAAACATTACGGGGGTTCCTGCTGACACAATCAGGTCTCTTGCCAGAAGAATTGCAGAAGTAAATGGTGCATCTCCGGTTATGTACAGCGGGCTTGAGTATAGTGACAGCGGTGTGCAGGCAATACGAGCGACAATGGTCCTCTGGGCACTTGGGGGACAGCTTGATGTGCCGGGAGGGCGTTGTTTTACGATGAAAGAAAACAATTTTCCTTTAAACCGTGAAGGTCATATTCCCAATCCTGATGTACGAAAAGCACTGGGCAGAGATCGCTTTCCTGTTTACAGTCAATATCGGGGGGAATCCCATGCAATTGCATTACCGGAGTCTGTCCTGGAAGGAAAACCCTATCCTATTCGTTCTCTTATCATACTTGGAGGATCAATTATTACTTCCTGGCCTCAACCGGCTATCTGGCGCAAGACATTGAATAATCTTGATTTTCTTGTAAGTATTGATCGTCAATTGACAGCAGATGCAGCGTATGCAGATATAGTCCTTCCCGCAACTACCATGTATGAAATTGAATCATATATGACGTATGGACCGATCTTTCGAATCAGAGAGAAAATTGCTGAGCCGGTAGGTGAGGCGCGGAATGATTTCTTTATTTTGACAGAACTTGCTGAACGTCTTGGCTACGGGCATCTTTATCCGGCAGATGAGGAAGAACTCCTTCGACACGTGCTAAAAGGGTCCGGTTTTTCCCTTGAAGATGTTCGGGGTTCAAATGGAACAGTACAGGTGCCATCAGTCTTAACGCAGTACAAGAAATGGGAGAAGGGATTACTGCGTACTGATGGTAAGCCCGGGTTCGAAACTCCGACAGGAAAGTTTGAAATAGCTTCCACAATACTTGAAGAGCATGGGTATGACCCTCTACCAGTCTATACAGAACCTGGTGAAGGACCTCACTCTCAGCCAGATCTTGCAGAGGAATTTCCCCTGATATTCAATTCGGGATCACGTGTAACTACAGATTTCCGTTCACAGCATCATGGCGTCTCAGGGCTTCTGAAAGAGAGGCCTGAGCCAACGGTAACAATCAATACCCTGGATGCGGAAGCTCGTAGTATCAAAAGCGGAGACCTTGTGGACATTATGACTAAGCGTGGTAAGGTTACCATGTGTGCACTGGTCACCGATGATATTGTTCAGGGTGCCATTGATGCCAATATGGGTGGCGGCGGACCCGTTGGGCCGGAGAAGTGGCAGAATTGCAATGTAAATGATTTGACTGATCTCCAGCGGTATGACCCAATATCTGGCTTTCCTGTATATAAAACTCTCTTGTGTGAAGTAGTTAAAGTAACAGAGAGAGACAAGGCACTTGCGGTAGATTCAGGTGAATACAATGATACTACCGGGATGATAGAGTCAGACTCAGAGTCTCAGCATATTGAGAAGCGTATTTATCTTGATCACAATGCCACAACTCCTTTAGACCCGGAAGTCAGGAAGATCATGCTCCAGTTTGCTGAAAATGGTCATGGAAATCCATCCAGTATCTATACCGAAGGAAAGGAAGCGAGGTTTGCTGTTGAGGCGGCGAGGCGAAGTGTTGCCCAGTTACTCAATTGTACTGCAAGGCGGATAACCTTTACCGGTAGCGGTTCCGAGGCCAACAATCTCGCTATAAAAGGAGTTGCTTTCGCAAACTGGAACACAAGGAACCATATTATAACCACTTCCATAGAACATCCTTCTGTTATTGATACATGTCAGTGGCTTGAAAGGCACGGGTTTACCGTAACATACCTCAACATTGATAAAACAAAGAAGATTAACCAGGAAGAGTTGAAATCTGCAATTACAGATAAAACATGCCTGGTGAGTGTGATGATGGCAAACAACGAGACCGGTTCAATTAATCCGATAGCAGATCTGGTCACGATAGCGAAAGAACGGAACATTCTGTTTCATACTGATTGTGTACAGGCGATTGGAAAAATTCCAATAGATGTAGAAGCCCTCGGTGTGGATTTGCTCACAATGTCTGGGCATAAAATATATGGCCCGAAAGGTATTGGGGCTCTTTATATTCGAAAAGATGTTGTAATGGAGCCACTGGTGAGTGGTGGGAAGCAGGAGAATGGAATGCGTGCGGGTACAGAAAATGTATTAGGGATTGTCGGGCTGGGCAAGGCAGCAGAGCTGGCGGTTCAACGAATCCATGAAATGGTCAGGATCAAAAGGATGCGTGACAAACTGGAAAAAGGGATACGCGAATTAATGAAAGATGCGAAGTTGAACGGAAATCCGGAGGCACTGTTGCCAAACACATTGAATATGACTTTTCCCGGAATACGTGGAGAGTCGGTAGTTCTCGCCCTGGACCAGAAAGGTGTTTCTCTCTCTTCCGGGTCGGCATGCCGGGCCGGTTCACCGAAGCCTTCACACGCATTACTGGCAATGGGACTTTCCGAAGAAGAGGCGCATTGTGCTCTGCGTTTTTCGCTTGGACTTGGTAATACGATGGAAGAAATCGATCGCACTATTGATCTTCTTGGAGAAGTCATCAGAGACAAGAAGACCATGGTACGATTCATACCCTGCCGATAA
- the egtD gene encoding L-histidine N(alpha)-methyltransferase, whose protein sequence is MTISGIEGRFSLVTIDRKNFINNFSRDVKSGLTSESKHLPFVYFYDHAGSQLFEKICGLPEYYLTRTETDILEANADDIVSLFTGETVLVELGSGSSTKTRILIEAFLERQRLAHYTPIDVSHKILEESAYSLLEAYPDLVINAIAARYNEGIDHLNILKEQQNLITWLGSSIGNFNRSEVTDFLRHLQKIMLPNDRFLVGIDLKKEKTILENAYNDTQGVTAEFNLNLLTHVNRELGGNFDVDKFFHKAIYNEEIGRIEMYLISHIDQKVFISELDLEVSFMADETIHTEHSFKYSPDDINALAEETGLYVEQQWFDTEQLFSLNLFAPAAD, encoded by the coding sequence GTGACAATTTCAGGAATTGAAGGACGATTTTCACTAGTAACAATCGATAGGAAGAATTTCATAAACAACTTCTCCAGAGATGTTAAAAGCGGTCTTACTTCTGAATCAAAGCACCTCCCCTTTGTCTATTTCTATGATCATGCCGGATCACAGTTATTTGAGAAAATCTGTGGACTTCCGGAATATTACCTGACACGTACGGAAACAGATATCCTTGAAGCAAACGCAGATGATATTGTTTCCCTATTTACGGGAGAAACAGTCCTCGTCGAATTAGGTAGTGGTAGTTCTACAAAAACAAGGATACTGATAGAGGCGTTTCTTGAACGTCAGCGCCTTGCTCATTATACACCTATTGATGTCTCCCATAAGATACTTGAGGAGAGCGCTTATTCCCTGCTCGAAGCATATCCGGATCTGGTAATAAACGCCATTGCTGCCAGGTATAATGAAGGAATTGATCACCTGAACATCCTGAAAGAGCAACAGAACCTGATTACATGGTTAGGATCAAGTATAGGCAATTTTAATAGATCTGAGGTAACTGATTTTTTACGACATCTACAGAAAATAATGCTTCCCAATGACAGGTTTCTGGTAGGTATTGATTTGAAAAAAGAGAAAACTATTTTGGAAAATGCCTACAATGATACACAGGGTGTTACTGCAGAGTTCAACTTAAACCTCCTTACACATGTAAATAGAGAACTGGGGGGCAATTTTGACGTAGATAAATTTTTTCACAAGGCAATTTATAATGAAGAAATTGGACGAATTGAGATGTACCTGATCAGTCATATAGATCAGAAGGTTTTTATCAGTGAACTTGATTTAGAGGTTTCATTTATGGCTGATGAAACTATTCACACGGAACACTCATTCAAGTATTCTCCAGACGATATTAATGCTCTGGCAGAAGAGACAGGTCTTTATGTGGAACAACAATGGTTTGATACTGAACAACTTTTCAGCCTGAACCTTTTCGCACCAGCTGCTGATTAA